In the genome of Vicia villosa cultivar HV-30 ecotype Madison, WI linkage group LG7, Vvil1.0, whole genome shotgun sequence, one region contains:
- the LOC131617061 gene encoding uncharacterized protein At4g15545, translating into MSSQQGGSGNNAVDFDLPDEILAVIPTDPYHQLDLARKITSMAIASRVSSLESDTGRLRQKLLEKDRVIHDLEDRVSTLTRASQQANSALSTAIDENVKLTKERDELAATVKKLSRDFAKLETFKKQLMRSLADDHPPQAETIDIRTCDQAVPKAYPDKDDDGNDYTTHHSHSGSADVGRTVEEASRYSGQKFSLTPYITPRLTPTATPKVISTAGSPRRYSAAVSPNQTSGATSPSKASSYDGRSSLSSWYPSSQQSSAANSPPRGRPTTGRTPKIDGKEFFRQARSRLSYEQFSAFLANIKELNAQKQTREETLRKADEIFGSDNKDLYLSFQGLLNRNVR; encoded by the exons ATGTCGTCGCAACAAGGTGGTTCAGGGAACAATGCGGTGGATTTCGACCTACCGGACGAGATTCTGGCGGTTATTCCGACGGACCCATACCACCAGCTGGATCTCGCTCGGAAGATAACTTCCATGGCTATTGCTTCTAGGGTTTCGTCTCTTGAGTCTGATACCGGCCGCCTTCGTCAGAAGCTTCTAGAAAAGGATAGAGTTATCCATGACCTAGAGGACCGTGTCTCTACCCTCACTCGCGCTTCTCAACAGGCTAACTCTGCTCTTAGTACCGCCATTGATGAAAAT GTAAAGCTTACGAAGGAGAGGGATGAATTGGCAGCAACAGTGAAGAAGCTAAGTCGAGACTTTGCGAAG TTGGAGACATTCAAAAAACAACTGATGCGCTCACTAGCTGATGACCATCCACCT CAAGCTGAAACAATAGATATTAGAACCTGTGACCAAGCAGTTCCAAAAGCGTATCCTGATAAGG ATGATGATGGAAATGACTATACAACTCATCATTCACACAGTGGCTCTGCAGATGTGGGTAGAACAGTTGAGGAAG CTTCCAGGTATTCAGGGCAAAAGTTTTCTTTGACCCCGTATATCACGCCACGTCTTACACCAACTGCAACTCCAAAAGTGATCTCAACAGCCGGTTCTCCTAGGAGATATTCTGCTGCTGTATCACCCAATCAAACATCTGGTGCCACCTCTCCGTCTAAAGCTTCTTCATATGATGGGCGGTCATCTCTCTCTTCATGGTATCCATCAAGTCAGCAGTCATCAGCAGCAAATTCTCCACCTCGAGGACGGCCAACTACAG GTCGAACTCCAAAGATTGATGGAAAGGAGTTTTTCCGTCAAGCCAG GAGTCGCCTGTCATATGAGCAGTTCAGTGCATTTCTTGCTAACATAAAGGAATTAAATGCTCAGAAACAAACACGAGAG GAAACTTTAAGAAAGGCAGATGAGATATTTGGCTCAGATAATAAAGATCTTTACCTATCTTTTCAAGGATTGCTTAACCGAAATGTGCGCTAG
- the LOC131618796 gene encoding uncharacterized protein LOC131618796, translated as MVALAGRNDDAIAEALRMSAGSIGQIPQANAGNRNGDDDEYRALGKFQRNNPPVFEYKHEPDKAQAWLKEIEKIFRVMNYCRRKKEVEFLELKQGNGTIVVYAAKFQELIKYCPHYNTANAERPKCFKFVNGLRHDVKKAIGYQQITRFTELVNKSRIYDEDSRESHHAVDCPKEVVTCFKCGKIGHKANKCGIGAGVTCYNCGEQGHISTKCTKPKKEQVKGEVFALSGVETTTDERLIQDLMVKVDRLYCVDKHEVNIVV; from the exons atggttgcaCTTGCAGGcaggaatgatgatgccattgctgagGCGTTGAGGATGTCGGCTGGCTCCATTGGTCAGATTCCTCAAGCGAATGCTGGTAACCggaatggagatgatgatgagtaTCGTGCCTTAGGGAAGTTCCAGAGGAATAATCCTCCTGTCTTTGAGTATAAGCATGAACctgataaagctcaagcttggctGAAGGAGATTGAGAAAATCTTCAGAGTCATGAACT ATTGTCGTCGGAAGAAAGAAGTGGagttccttgagttgaagcaaggaaatggtactATTGTTGTTTATGCTGCTAAATTTCAGGAGCTTATCAAATATTGTCCCCATTATAATACTGCTAATGCTGAGAGACCTAAATGCTTTAAGTTTGTGAACGGCTTGAGACATGATGTCAAGAAGGCTATTGGTTACCAACAAATTACCCGTTTTACtgagttggttaacaagagtcggatttatgatgaggatagtagggaga GTCATCATGCTGTTGATTGTCCTAAGGAAGTTGtaacatgtttcaagtgtggcaagattgGTCACAAGGCAAACAAGTGTGGAATTGGTGCgggtgtgacttgctacaattgtggtgagcaAGGGCATATTAGTACCAAGTGTACCAAACCGAAGAAGGAGCAAGTTAAAGGggaagtgtttgcattgtctggtgtGGAGACCACTACTGATGAgaggctaatccaag accttATGGTCAAAGTTGATAGGTTGTATTGTGTGGATAAGCATGAAGTGAATATTGTTGTATAG
- the LOC131620417 gene encoding cyclin-T1-3-like — MAGLLLGDPQWYFSRKEIEENSPSKLDGVDLKKEAYLRKSYCSFLQDLGMRLKVPQLTIASAIIFCHRFFLRQSHAKNDRRIIATVCMFLAGKVEETPRPLKDVIVVSYEIIHKKDPAAVQRIKQKEVYDRQKESVLLAERVVLATLGFDFNMQHPYKPLVEAIKKFKVSQHALAQVAWNFVNDGLRTSLCLQFNPHHIAAGAIFLAAKFLKVKLPSDGDKVWWQEFDVTPRQLEEVSNQMLELYEQNRTAPSNNTVEGPAGGGNRGAAKAPTSNDQTATANNDLHTGVPNTRHETSKPTISKNVIDPSANHVSVRGHGKHGDYRATETKDMVEDDAKCNKHPDQKPAPYKENFLEARETGRSQSGSEKNLETNGQRSDLNHRDAAFARPPQEVIKKIDKYKVKAALEKQKKAAIAANHITKRTELMDEDDLIERAIEDGVELASQNGKNQLDKLESWSKPLNKSDYENMQNGKQQDHAEDHLQGLNGMPPHETDHAEEGELFTLNDIDHWVQSPKSSNKRKARSSPDEVKERKKLHSYSAEPPHHSHFDYIENRNKVNQPGHSERDSKRRVQ, encoded by the exons ATGGCTGGTTTGTTGCTTGGTGATCCTCAATGGTACTTTTCTAGAAAGGAGATTGAAGAAAACTCTCCCTCCAAACTCGATGGTGTCGATTTGAAGAAAGAGGCATACCTACGAAAATCATACTGTTCTTTTCTACAAGATTTAGGCATGAGACTTAAAGT ACCTCAGTTAACTATTGCCTCTGCCATTATTTTTTGCCATCGATTCTTTCTTCGGCAGTCCCATGCAAAGAATGACCGAAGG ATCATTGCTACAGTTTGCATGTTTCTTGCTGGGAAGGTTGAAGAAACTCCCCGTCCTCTAAAAGATGTTATTGTTGTTTCATATGAAATTATACACAAGAAGGATCCTGCAGCTGTTCAGAGGATCAAACAAAAG GAAGTGTATGATCGGCAGAAGGAATCAGTTTTACTTGCAGAGAGAGTTGTTCTTGCAACTCTTGGTTTTGATTTTAATATGCAACATCCTTATAAACCTCTTGTTGAGGcaataaagaaattcaaagtttctCAGCATGCCCTTGCTCAAGTAGCGTGGAATTTTGTTAATGATGG ACTAAGGACATCTCTTTGCCTGCAATTTAATCCCCATCACATTGCCGCTGGAGCCATATTTCTTGCGGCAAAGTTCCTCAAGGTGAAGCTCCCATCAGACGGGGATAAAGTTTGGTGGCAAGAGTTTGATGTCACTCCTCGCCAGTTGGAGG AAGTTAGTAATCAAATGCTGGAGCTATATGAACAAAATCGAACAGCGCCGTCCAATAATACTGTTGAAGGACCTGCAGGAGGTGGCAATCGGGGAGCTGCAAAAGCTCCAACAAGCAATGATCAAACCGCAACAGCAAACAATGATTTGCATACCGGAGTCCCAAATACAAGACATGAAACATCAAAACCTACAATATCTAAAAATGTTATTGATCCGTCTGCTAATCATGTTTCTGTAAGAGGTCATGGTAAACATGGTGATTATAGGGCGACGGAAACGAAAGACATGGTGGAAGATGATGCTAAATGCAATAAACACCCTGACCAGAAACCTGCACCATACAAAGAGAACTTTCTGGAAGCTCGGGAGACGGGGAGATCTCAATCAGGTTCGGAGAAAAATCTAGAAACCAATGGTCAGAGAAGTGACCTAAATCACAGAGATGCTGCATTTGCCCGTCCCCCACAGGaagtcataaaaaaaattgataaatacaAGGTAAAAGCTGCCTTAGAAAAGCAAAAGAAAGCAGCTATAGCAGCTAATCATATAACTAAAAGAACTGAGTTAATGGATGAAGATGATCTGATTGAGAGAGCAATCGAAGATGGAGTTGAATTGGCTTCTCAGAATGGGAAGAATCAACTGGATAAGCTTGAAAGCTGGTCTAAGCCCTTAAACAAATCAGATTATGAGAATATGCAGAATGGAAAGCAGCAAGATCATGCAGAGGATCATCTTCAAGGGCTGAACGGTATGCCACCACATGAAACAGATCATGCCGAAGAAGGGGAGCTTTTTACACTTAATGACATAGACCATTGGGTTCAATCACCCAAGTCAAGCAACAAGAGAAAAGCAAGGAGCTCGCCTGACGAAGTGAAGGAAAGGAAAAAACTGCATAGTTATAGTGCAGAACCTCCCCACCATAGCCACTTTGATTATATAGAAAATCGAAACAAGGTCAACCAACCAGGACATTCTGAAAGGGACAGCAAAAGGCGTGTACAGTAA